A genome region from Megalobrama amblycephala isolate DHTTF-2021 linkage group LG18, ASM1881202v1, whole genome shotgun sequence includes the following:
- the elnb gene encoding elastin b isoform X3, giving the protein MICFWGIKPTVWEWRGILQSRMARSKVPLLLHGFLLLVLCRPSLQGGIYIPAGAGGGAGAGLGAGVGTGTGLGTSTGTGPGGGFGPGIGGVGPGVGPGGVGTGLGLGAGPGGLGTGPRIGIRPGTGSGLDTGGLGAVGPGTGGLGTGGLGTGGLGTGGLGTGPFVKPPKTVHCVNTGGYLPGIGPGGTGVGPGAGSLAPGGVGPAGIGPGGIGPGSIGPGIGAVGTRPGGVIPGGAGAGVGTGGLGAGVGAGGKPPKPGYGGIPGTLGAGSLGGAGGLGGLGLRPGGAGLGLRPGSGGLGGLLPGGFGVGPGAGGIGTGVPGQGVGLGTGVGGFGPGGVGPGGAGRGVGGKPPKTGYGGLGGIGQSGIFPGGVRPAGVGPGAIVPGYGGPGGFGGGPIGTGSLGPLTPGGAGTGYPSGGSYGGYGGPGGLYPGAGTAGQKPPKPGIGPGGAGIGPGGAGFGPGGAGVRPGGVGIGPGGVGIGPVGTGIGPGGTGIGPGGTGVGIGPGGTGIGPGGTGVGPGGVGFGPSGTGNGIEGAGVAPGGAPFLPQTGLPVTGTGTWGKVGKTGKAPVPGVGIPGLYQGGIVPGQGFGGRGILPGVATGSQTGQLGQGAVGANGGRGGFGQQIPGMFGGYPLISPKSGGTSAAKSQAKAAKYGAGGVPGLGGGFGVGGVPGAGGLPGIGGVPGAAGIPGIGGVPGLGGGLGVGGVPGAGGIPGTGVIPGTGGATPGVLYPGAGGVYPGGAGAKARKYASGIGTGGLPGSGLGVGGLGAGGLPGSGLGVGGLGIGGVPSSGLGVGSIGTGLGGPGGPLGSGLGAGGLPGPGVGPEGYAAAKARKYAQLGRQAGTLGTGGLPGGAAGVSGVGLGGVPGGGIGTGGLGTGGLPGGGLGGLPGGGAGGLSGGGVSGLPSGSGGLPGSGTGYAEAKARKYGLLGGGAGLGPGTGLAAGIPGRLAGTGVGPGGAGSIPGTGVGQGGIPGVGYGPGGVPGGGFGPGSVPGSAFGPGDYARAKARKYGVTGGAGGMGLPGGLGGSLGSGTVPGVGAGGGTPGAGIGPGGAPIGGYGPGGVPAGGYGPGGVPAGGYGPGSGAYPGGPKALKYGPGGSGGAPGLGLQGQIGTGPAGGFGTGARPFGGYGPGTIGGPGSGFAGAALPGAVGAGSRGGLGPGYGTGAGGYGLGSKAAKYGLPSSGGVLGAGGIPGAGTGVAGGPGVPPGGLGVGLGTGVGYGGYGGYGGAEKPPKYGQPAGGVGSVLGGSVPATGGTGATGTGVGTGVVGGAGGIQVSGTKQDKYGVPGITGGPTIPGSTAATGTDHGAGPKPGIDGVIGSPYGGTGGQGGGTKAPKTESGGPIEGSGVTGGPIDADGLDGAAGTRTPILAGERPGVSGTAPGGTGSPRPERVGDIGTLPGAKPLKPPGIGGGAIAGRGDTPGTIEGGGPGGVGGGPGGVGGGLGGVGGGPGGVGGGLGGVGGGPGGAGGVPGGVGGGPGGNGGGPGGVGGGLGGVGGGLGGVGGGPGGGVKPPKGGTGALGVGGVGGMGTAGVGGVGLLPGGGGLLPGGGAAGTGVGAQKPGKSYGGAGSLGASGIVPGTGLRFPSGAAVGSKQGKVYGAAGTLGGLGGPGGYGAGPGSYGGGPGGYSGGLGGYGGGPGSAGGLGGPGLGGLGYGPGALKPPKSYGGAGTLGGAGRGGIGGGLGGGLGVGPGGAGGTGGGLGVGPGGVGGGPGGVGVGGGYGGLGGAGGVGGLGGGAGSPVGTGGGLRYPGGAGTGKPGKSGFGTGALSGQGYQPGGYGTGVGPGAGYQQPYPGYGGTGAGGPGSAPLTPQQSKAAKYAALQGFLGAGGYRGGAGCQGKYCGRRRK; this is encoded by the exons ATGATTTGCTTTTGGGGGATAAAACCCACAGTTTGGGAGTGGAGAGGGATATTACAGAGCAGGATGGCCCGAAGTAAGGTACCTCTGCTCTTGCATGGATTTCTCCTGCTGGTTCTGTGTAGACCCTCCCTTCAAGGAG gaATCTACATACCagctggtgcagggggaggagcagGAGCTGGATTAGGGGCTGGTGTTGGAACTGGAACTGGACTTGGAACCAGCACTGGAACTGGTCCAGGAGGTGGATTTGGTCCTGGAATCGGAGGTGTTGGGCCAGGAGTTGGTCCTGGAGGAGTTGGAACAGGGTTAGGTCTAGGTGCTGGCCCTGGTGGACTTGGAACAGGGCCAAGAATTGGCATCAGACCTGGAACTG GTTCTGGACTGGATACTGGAGGTCTTGGGGCAGTTGGGCCTGGTACAGGAGGGCTTGGTACAGGAGGACTTGGTACTGGTGGATTAGGCACTGGAGGACTCGGAACAG ggcCATTTGTCAAGCCACCTAAAACAG TTCATTGTGTCAACACAGGAGGATATCTACCAGGAATTGGACCAGGTGGTACAGGTGTTGGTCCTGGAGCTGGATCACTTGCACCTGGAGGAGTTGGTCCTGCTGGTATTGGACCAGGAGGCATTGGACCTGGCAGCATAGGTCCTGGCATTGGAGCCGTGGGAACTAGACCAGGAGGTGTCATACCTGGAGGCGCTGGTGCTGGTGTTGGAACTGGAGGCCTTGGAGCAG GTGTAGGTGCTGGTGGCAAACCCCCTAAACCTG GTTATGGGGGTATTCCAGGCACTCTTGGAGCTGGAAGTCTTGGTGGTGCTGGTGGTCTTGGAGGCCTTGGACTGAGGCCAGGGGGTGCTGGCCTTGGACTGAGGCCAGGGAGTGGTGGCCTTGGAGGTTTATTACCTGGTGGCTTTGGTGTTGGTCCAGGGGCTGGTGGCATTGGCACAGGAGTACCTGGACAAG GAGTTGGTTTGGGCACTGGTGTGGGAGGGTTTGGCCCTGGTGGAGTTGGGCCAGGAGGTGCTGGAAGAG GTGTTGGAGGAAAACCCCCCAAAACAG GTTATGGAGGCCTTGGTGGCATTGGACAAAGTGGCATTTTTCCTGGTGGAGTTAGACCAGCTGGTGTTGGACCAGGTGCCATTGTCCCTG GTTATGGTGGGCCTGGGGGTTTTGGTGGTGGACCGATTGGAACAGGAAGTCTTGGACCACTTACACCTGGAGGTGCTGGAACAGGCTACCCATCAGGTG GCAGCTATGGTGGATATGGTGGGCCTGGAGGTCTTTATCCTGGAGCTGGAACAGCTGGCCAGAAGCCACCAAAACCAG GAATTGGACCTGGTGGTGCAGGAATTGGTCCAGGCGGTGCAGGATTTGGACCTGGTGGTGCAGGAGTTCGGCCTGGAGGTGTAGGAATTGGACCGGGGGGTGTAGGAATTGGTCCAGTTGGCACTGGGATTGGACCAGGTGGGACAGGAATTGGACCAGGTGGCACAGGAGTTGGGATTGGACCAGGTGGGACAGGAATCGGACCAGGTGGCACAGGAGTTGGTCCTGGAGGTGTAGGATTTGGACCTAGTGGCACTGGAAATGGAATTGAAGGAGCAGGAGTTGCGCCTGGTGGAG CACCTTTTCTTCCCCAAACTGGATTACCTGTAACTGGGACAGGCACTTGGGGCAAAGTCGGAAAGACTGGGAAGGCACCGGTGCCAG GTGTTGGGATCCCTGGGTTATACCAAGGGGGTATTGTTCCTGGACAAG gcTTTGGCGGTAGAGGCATTCTGCCAGGTGTAGCCACAGGATCTCAAACTG gGCAGCTTGGTCAAGGTGCAGTTGGAGCCAATG GAGGCCGTGGAGGTTTTGGTCAACAAATACCAGGCATGTTCGGTGGATATCCTCTTATATCACCTAAGTCTGGAG GCACAAGCGCTGCAAAGTCTCAGGCTAAAGCTGCCAAGTATG GGGCTGGTGGTGTTCCTGGTCTAGGTGGTGGATTTGGTGTGGGAGGTGTACCTGGTGCAGGAGGTCTGCCAGGAATAGGCGGTGTTCCAGGTGCAGCTGGTATACCAGGCATTGGTGGTGTTCCTGGTCTAGGTGGTGGGCTTGGTGTAGGAGGTGTACCTGGTGCAGGTGGTATACCAGGCACTGGAGTCATCCCTGGAACTGGTGGTGCAACTCCTGGTGTTCTATATCCAGGAGCTGGTGGTGTTTATCCTGGAG GAGCTGGGGCAAAAGCTCGGAAATATG CTTCAGGGATAGGAACTGGTGGACTTCCTGGTTCTGGTTTGGGAGTGGGTGGTCTTGGAGCAGGAGGACTTCCTGGTTCTGGCTTGGGAGTGGGTGGCCTTGGAATTGGAGGAGTTCCTAGTTCTGGTTTGGGAGTGGGCAGCATTGGAACTGGTTTGGGTGGTCCTGGTGGGCCCCTTGGTTCTGGTTTAGGAGCTGGTGGACTCCCCGGACCTGGAGTTGGTCCTGAAG GATATGCTGCGGCCAAAGCAAGAAAATATG CTCAACTTGGACGTCAGGCTGGGACATTGGGTACTGGAGGATTACCAGGTGGAGCAGCCGGTGTTTCTGGTGTTGGACTTGGTGGAGTACCTGGTGGAGGTATTGGGACTGGTGGACTTGGAACTGGTGGGCTACCTGGAGGTGGACTTGGTGGATTACCAGGTGGAGGAGCTGGTGGACTGTCTGGTGGTGGAGTTAGTGGTCTTCCTAGTGGTTCTGGAGGACTTCCTGGCTCTGGAACTG GATATGCAGAGGCAAAAGCTCGTAAATATG GTCTACTTGGTGGAGGTGCTGGTTTAGGCCCAGGCACTGGATTAGCTGCAGGTATTCCAGGAAGATTAGCAGGTACTGGTGTCGGACCAGGTGGGGCCGGGAGTATACCAGGAACTGGAGTTGGACAAGGAGGCATCCCTGGTGTGGGTTACGGTCCAGGAGGTGTACCCGGTGGTGGCTTTGGACCTGGGAGTGTTCCTGGAAGTGCATTTGGACCTGGAG ATTACGCTAGGGCCAAAGCTCGCAAATATG GGGTTACTGGTGGAGCTGGTGGAATGGGATTGCCTGGAGGATTAGGAGGGTCACTTGGTAGTGGAACAGTTCCGGGTGTTGGAGCTGGAGGAGGAACACCAGGTGCCGGAATTGGACCAGGAGGGGCACCAATTGGTGGTTATGGACCTGGAGGAGTACCTGCAGGTGGTTATGGGCCAGGAGGAGTACCTGCTGGAGGATATGGACCTGGCTCTGGAG CCTATCCAGGTGGACCAAAAGCCCTAAAATATG GTCCTGGTGGCAGTGGAGGGGCTCCAGGACTTGGTCTGCAGGGTCAGATAGGAACCGGTCCAGCAGGAGGATTTGGTACAGGGGCAAGGCCATTTGGTGGTTATGGTCCAGGGACTATAGGAGGTCCTGGGTCTGGATTTGCTGGAGCAGCACTGCCTGGTGCTGTTGGAGCAGGAAGCAGAGGAGGGCTTGGACCTGGGTATGGAACAGGTGCTGGAG GATATGGACTTGGATCAAAAGCAGCTAAATATG GTTTACCTAGTTCTGGAGGTGTCTTAGGAGCAGGAGGCATACCAGGAGCTGGAACAGGAGTGGCAGGAGGACCTGGAG ttccgCCTGGAGGGCTTGGGGTTGGTCTTGGGACTGGTGTTGGATATGGGGGGTATGGAG GGTATGGAGGAGCAGAAAAACCACCTAAATATG GACAACCAGCTGGTGGGGTTGGAAGTGTGTTGGGTGGGTCGGTACCAGCAACTGGTGGAACTGGGGCCACAGGAACTGGAGTTGGAACTG GTGTTGTAGGTGGGGCTGGAGGTATACAAGTTTCAGGAACCAAGCAAGACAAATATG GGGTACCAGGCATCACAGGAGGACCAACTATTCCAGGTAGTACAGCTGCTACTGGCACAGATCATGGAGCAGGTCCTAAACCTGGAATTGATGGAG TGATCGGCAGTCCTTATGGTGGAACTGGAGGTCAAGGAG GTGGAACAAAAGCTCCCAAAACTG AATCTGGAGGACCAATAGAGGGATCAG gtGTTACTGGTGGGCCCATTGATGCTGATGGGCTTGATGGAGCTGCTGGGACAAGAACACCCATCTTAGCTGGAGAAAGACCAG GTGTGTCTGGAACTGCTCCAG GTGGAACGGGATCGCCACGGCCAGAGA GAGTTGGTGATATTGGAACATTACCAGGAGCCAAACCACTAAAACCCCCAG GCATTGGAGGTGGAGCCATTGCTGGACGTGGAGATACTCCGGGCACTATTGAAGGCGGTGGTCCAGGTGGAGTTGGTGGTGGACCAGGTGGAGTTGGTGGAGGACTGGGAGGGGTTGGTGGTGGACCAGGTGGAGTTGGTGGAGGACTGGGAGGAGTTGGTGGTGGACCAGGAGGAGCTGGTGGAGTTCCAGGTGGTGTTGGTGGAGGACCAGGTGGAAATGGTGGAGGACCAGGTGGAGTTGGTGGAGGACTAGGAGGAGTTGGTGGAGGACTAGGAGGAGTTGGTGGAGGACCAGGTGGAGGAGTTAAACCTCCTAAAG GTGGAACTGGAGCTCTGGGAGTTGGAGGTGTGGGTGGAATGGGTACAGCTGGAGTGGGTGGAGTAGGACTTCTGCCTGGAGGTGGTGGTCTGCTACCAGGAGGTGGAGCTGCAGGCACAGGAGTTGGGGCGCAGAAACCAGGCAAAA GTTATGGTGGAGCTGGAAGTTTAGGAGCCAGTGGGATCGTACCAGGGACCG gcCTCAGGTTCCCCAGTGGGGCTGCAGTGGGCAGCAAACAAGGAAAAG TTTATGGGGCAGCAGGCACACTAGGTGGGCTTGGAGGCCCAGGCGGATATGGAGCAGGACCCGGTAGCTATGGAGGTGGTCCAGGTGGTTACAGTGGTGGCCTGGGCGGTTATGGTGGTGGCCCAGGCAGTGCTGGTGGACTTGGAGGGCCTGGACTTGGTG ggCTTGGTTATGGTCCTGGCGCATTAAAACCACCAAAAA GCTATGGAGGAGCTGGAACACTAGGTGGGGCTGGAAGAGGAGGAATTGGTGGAGGTCTTGGCGGGGGTCTAGGAGTTGGACCGGGTGGTGCTGGTGGTACTGGTGGTGGTCTAGGAGTTGGACCAGGAGGTGTTGGGGGAGGTCCTGGAGGAGTTGGAGTGGGTGGAG GGTACGGAGGTTTAGGTGGAGCTGGAGGCGTGGGGGGTCTTGGAGGAGGTGCTGGAAGCCCAGTAGGAACCGGTGGAG GTCTCAGGTACCCAGGAGGAGCAGGAACAGGGAAACCTGGTAAATCAG GCTTTGGCACGGGTGCCTTGAGTGGTCAGGGCTATCAGCCAG GTGGATATGGGACTGGTGTAGGTCCAGGTGCTGGATATCAACAGCCATATCCAG GTTATGGTGGCACTGGTGCAGGGGGACCTGGAAGTGCGCCACTTACACCTCAGCAAT CAAAAGCAGCCAAATATGCAGCTCTTCAAGGCTTTCTAGGTGCAGGAGGCTACAGAG GTGGCGCAGGATGCCAAGGCAAATACTGTGGAAGAAGGAGGAAGTGA
- the elnb gene encoding elastin b isoform X2 codes for MICFWGIKPTVWEWRGILQSRMARSKVPLLLHGFLLLVLCRPSLQGGIYIPAGAGGGAGAGLGAGVGTGTGLGTSTGTGPGGGFGPGIGGVGPGVGPGGVGTGLGLGAGPGGLGTGPRIGIRPGTGSGLDTGGLGAVGPGTGGLGTGGLGTGGLGTGGLGTGPFVKPPKTVHCVNTGGYLPGIGPGGTGVGPGAGSLAPGGVGPAGIGPGGIGPGSIGPGIGAVGTRPGGVIPGGAGAGVGTGGLGAGVGAGGKPPKPGYGGIPGTLGAGSLGGAGGLGGLGLRPGGAGLGLRPGSGGLGGLLPGGFGVGPGAGGIGTGVPGQGVGLGTGVGGFGPGGVGPGGAGRGVGGKPPKTGYGGLGGIGQSGIFPGGVRPAGVGPGAIVPGYGGPGGFGGGPIGTGSLGPLTPGGAGTGYPSGGSYGGYGGPGGLYPGAGTAGQKPPKPGIGPGGAGIGPGGAGFGPGGAGVRPGGVGIGPGGVGIGPVGTGIGPGGTGIGPGGTGVGIGPGGTGIGPGGTGVGPGGVGFGPSGTGNGIEGAGVAPGGAPFLPQTGLPVTGTGTWGKVGKTGKAPVPGVGIPGLYQGGIVPGQGFGGRGILPGVATGSQTGQLGQGAVGANGGRGGFGQQIPGMFGGYPLISPKSGGTSAAKSQAKAAKYGAGGVPGLGGGFGVGGVPGAGGLPGIGGVPGAAGIPGIGGVPGLGGGLGVGGVPGAGGIPGTGVIPGTGGATPGVLYPGAGGVYPGGAGAKARKYASGIGTGGLPGSGLGVGGLGAGGLPGSGLGVGGLGIGGVPSSGLGVGSIGTGLGGPGGPLGSGLGAGGLPGPGVGPEGYAAAKARKYAQLGRQAGTLGTGGLPGGAAGVSGVGLGGVPGGGIGTGGLGTGGLPGGGLGGLPGGGAGGLSGGGVSGLPSGSGGLPGSGTGYAEAKARKYGLLGGGAGLGPGTGLAAGIPGRLAGTGVGPGGAGSIPGTGVGQGGIPGVGYGPGGVPGGGFGPGSVPGSAFGPGDYARAKARKYGVTGGAGGMGLPGGLGGSLGSGTVPGVGAGGGTPGAGIGPGGAPIGGYGPGGVPAGGYGPGGVPAGGYGPGSGAYPGGPKALKYGPGGSGGAPGLGLQGQIGTGPAGGFGTGARPFGGYGPGTIGGPGSGFAGAALPGAVGAGSRGGLGPGYGTGAGGYGLGSKAAKYGLPSSGGVLGAGGIPGAGTGVAGGPGVPPGGLGVGLGTGVGYGGYGGYGGAEKPPKYGQPAGGVGSVLGGSVPATGGTGATGTGVGTGGAGGIQVSGTKQDKYGVPGITGGPTIPGSTAATGTDHGAGPKPGIDGVIGSPYGGTGGQGGGTKAPKTESGGPIEGSGVTGGPIDADGLDGAAGTRTPILAGERPGVSGTAPGGTGSPRPERVGDIGTLPGAKPLKPPGIGGGAIAGRGDTPGTIEGGGPGGVGGGPGGVGGGLGGVGGGPGGVGGGLGGVGGGPGGAGGVPGGVGGGPGGNGGGPGGVGGGLGGVGGGLGGVGGGPGGGVKPPKVYGGTGGTGALGVGGVGGMGTAGVGGVGLLPGGGGLLPGGGAAGTGVGAQKPGKSYGGAGSLGASGIVPGTGLRFPSGAAVGSKQGKVYGAAGTLGGLGGPGGYGAGPGSYGGGPGGYSGGLGGYGGGPGSAGGLGGPGLGGLGYGPGALKPPKSYGGAGTLGGAGRGGIGGGLGGGLGVGPGGAGGTGGGLGVGPGGVGGGPGGVGVGGGYGGLGGAGGVGGLGGGAGSPVGTGGGLRYPGGAGTGKPGKSGFGTGALSGQGYQPGGYGTGVGPGAGYQQPYPGYGGTGAGGPGSAPLTPQQSKAAKYAALQGFLGAGGYRGGAGCQGKYCGRRRK; via the exons ATGATTTGCTTTTGGGGGATAAAACCCACAGTTTGGGAGTGGAGAGGGATATTACAGAGCAGGATGGCCCGAAGTAAGGTACCTCTGCTCTTGCATGGATTTCTCCTGCTGGTTCTGTGTAGACCCTCCCTTCAAGGAG gaATCTACATACCagctggtgcagggggaggagcagGAGCTGGATTAGGGGCTGGTGTTGGAACTGGAACTGGACTTGGAACCAGCACTGGAACTGGTCCAGGAGGTGGATTTGGTCCTGGAATCGGAGGTGTTGGGCCAGGAGTTGGTCCTGGAGGAGTTGGAACAGGGTTAGGTCTAGGTGCTGGCCCTGGTGGACTTGGAACAGGGCCAAGAATTGGCATCAGACCTGGAACTG GTTCTGGACTGGATACTGGAGGTCTTGGGGCAGTTGGGCCTGGTACAGGAGGGCTTGGTACAGGAGGACTTGGTACTGGTGGATTAGGCACTGGAGGACTCGGAACAG ggcCATTTGTCAAGCCACCTAAAACAG TTCATTGTGTCAACACAGGAGGATATCTACCAGGAATTGGACCAGGTGGTACAGGTGTTGGTCCTGGAGCTGGATCACTTGCACCTGGAGGAGTTGGTCCTGCTGGTATTGGACCAGGAGGCATTGGACCTGGCAGCATAGGTCCTGGCATTGGAGCCGTGGGAACTAGACCAGGAGGTGTCATACCTGGAGGCGCTGGTGCTGGTGTTGGAACTGGAGGCCTTGGAGCAG GTGTAGGTGCTGGTGGCAAACCCCCTAAACCTG GTTATGGGGGTATTCCAGGCACTCTTGGAGCTGGAAGTCTTGGTGGTGCTGGTGGTCTTGGAGGCCTTGGACTGAGGCCAGGGGGTGCTGGCCTTGGACTGAGGCCAGGGAGTGGTGGCCTTGGAGGTTTATTACCTGGTGGCTTTGGTGTTGGTCCAGGGGCTGGTGGCATTGGCACAGGAGTACCTGGACAAG GAGTTGGTTTGGGCACTGGTGTGGGAGGGTTTGGCCCTGGTGGAGTTGGGCCAGGAGGTGCTGGAAGAG GTGTTGGAGGAAAACCCCCCAAAACAG GTTATGGAGGCCTTGGTGGCATTGGACAAAGTGGCATTTTTCCTGGTGGAGTTAGACCAGCTGGTGTTGGACCAGGTGCCATTGTCCCTG GTTATGGTGGGCCTGGGGGTTTTGGTGGTGGACCGATTGGAACAGGAAGTCTTGGACCACTTACACCTGGAGGTGCTGGAACAGGCTACCCATCAGGTG GCAGCTATGGTGGATATGGTGGGCCTGGAGGTCTTTATCCTGGAGCTGGAACAGCTGGCCAGAAGCCACCAAAACCAG GAATTGGACCTGGTGGTGCAGGAATTGGTCCAGGCGGTGCAGGATTTGGACCTGGTGGTGCAGGAGTTCGGCCTGGAGGTGTAGGAATTGGACCGGGGGGTGTAGGAATTGGTCCAGTTGGCACTGGGATTGGACCAGGTGGGACAGGAATTGGACCAGGTGGCACAGGAGTTGGGATTGGACCAGGTGGGACAGGAATCGGACCAGGTGGCACAGGAGTTGGTCCTGGAGGTGTAGGATTTGGACCTAGTGGCACTGGAAATGGAATTGAAGGAGCAGGAGTTGCGCCTGGTGGAG CACCTTTTCTTCCCCAAACTGGATTACCTGTAACTGGGACAGGCACTTGGGGCAAAGTCGGAAAGACTGGGAAGGCACCGGTGCCAG GTGTTGGGATCCCTGGGTTATACCAAGGGGGTATTGTTCCTGGACAAG gcTTTGGCGGTAGAGGCATTCTGCCAGGTGTAGCCACAGGATCTCAAACTG gGCAGCTTGGTCAAGGTGCAGTTGGAGCCAATG GAGGCCGTGGAGGTTTTGGTCAACAAATACCAGGCATGTTCGGTGGATATCCTCTTATATCACCTAAGTCTGGAG GCACAAGCGCTGCAAAGTCTCAGGCTAAAGCTGCCAAGTATG GGGCTGGTGGTGTTCCTGGTCTAGGTGGTGGATTTGGTGTGGGAGGTGTACCTGGTGCAGGAGGTCTGCCAGGAATAGGCGGTGTTCCAGGTGCAGCTGGTATACCAGGCATTGGTGGTGTTCCTGGTCTAGGTGGTGGGCTTGGTGTAGGAGGTGTACCTGGTGCAGGTGGTATACCAGGCACTGGAGTCATCCCTGGAACTGGTGGTGCAACTCCTGGTGTTCTATATCCAGGAGCTGGTGGTGTTTATCCTGGAG GAGCTGGGGCAAAAGCTCGGAAATATG CTTCAGGGATAGGAACTGGTGGACTTCCTGGTTCTGGTTTGGGAGTGGGTGGTCTTGGAGCAGGAGGACTTCCTGGTTCTGGCTTGGGAGTGGGTGGCCTTGGAATTGGAGGAGTTCCTAGTTCTGGTTTGGGAGTGGGCAGCATTGGAACTGGTTTGGGTGGTCCTGGTGGGCCCCTTGGTTCTGGTTTAGGAGCTGGTGGACTCCCCGGACCTGGAGTTGGTCCTGAAG GATATGCTGCGGCCAAAGCAAGAAAATATG CTCAACTTGGACGTCAGGCTGGGACATTGGGTACTGGAGGATTACCAGGTGGAGCAGCCGGTGTTTCTGGTGTTGGACTTGGTGGAGTACCTGGTGGAGGTATTGGGACTGGTGGACTTGGAACTGGTGGGCTACCTGGAGGTGGACTTGGTGGATTACCAGGTGGAGGAGCTGGTGGACTGTCTGGTGGTGGAGTTAGTGGTCTTCCTAGTGGTTCTGGAGGACTTCCTGGCTCTGGAACTG GATATGCAGAGGCAAAAGCTCGTAAATATG GTCTACTTGGTGGAGGTGCTGGTTTAGGCCCAGGCACTGGATTAGCTGCAGGTATTCCAGGAAGATTAGCAGGTACTGGTGTCGGACCAGGTGGGGCCGGGAGTATACCAGGAACTGGAGTTGGACAAGGAGGCATCCCTGGTGTGGGTTACGGTCCAGGAGGTGTACCCGGTGGTGGCTTTGGACCTGGGAGTGTTCCTGGAAGTGCATTTGGACCTGGAG ATTACGCTAGGGCCAAAGCTCGCAAATATG GGGTTACTGGTGGAGCTGGTGGAATGGGATTGCCTGGAGGATTAGGAGGGTCACTTGGTAGTGGAACAGTTCCGGGTGTTGGAGCTGGAGGAGGAACACCAGGTGCCGGAATTGGACCAGGAGGGGCACCAATTGGTGGTTATGGACCTGGAGGAGTACCTGCAGGTGGTTATGGGCCAGGAGGAGTACCTGCTGGAGGATATGGACCTGGCTCTGGAG CCTATCCAGGTGGACCAAAAGCCCTAAAATATG GTCCTGGTGGCAGTGGAGGGGCTCCAGGACTTGGTCTGCAGGGTCAGATAGGAACCGGTCCAGCAGGAGGATTTGGTACAGGGGCAAGGCCATTTGGTGGTTATGGTCCAGGGACTATAGGAGGTCCTGGGTCTGGATTTGCTGGAGCAGCACTGCCTGGTGCTGTTGGAGCAGGAAGCAGAGGAGGGCTTGGACCTGGGTATGGAACAGGTGCTGGAG GATATGGACTTGGATCAAAAGCAGCTAAATATG GTTTACCTAGTTCTGGAGGTGTCTTAGGAGCAGGAGGCATACCAGGAGCTGGAACAGGAGTGGCAGGAGGACCTGGAG ttccgCCTGGAGGGCTTGGGGTTGGTCTTGGGACTGGTGTTGGATATGGGGGGTATGGAG GGTATGGAGGAGCAGAAAAACCACCTAAATATG GACAACCAGCTGGTGGGGTTGGAAGTGTGTTGGGTGGGTCGGTACCAGCAACTGGTGGAACTGGGGCCACAGGAACTGGAGTTGGAACTG GTGGGGCTGGAGGTATACAAGTTTCAGGAACCAAGCAAGACAAATATG GGGTACCAGGCATCACAGGAGGACCAACTATTCCAGGTAGTACAGCTGCTACTGGCACAGATCATGGAGCAGGTCCTAAACCTGGAATTGATGGAG TGATCGGCAGTCCTTATGGTGGAACTGGAGGTCAAGGAG GTGGAACAAAAGCTCCCAAAACTG AATCTGGAGGACCAATAGAGGGATCAG gtGTTACTGGTGGGCCCATTGATGCTGATGGGCTTGATGGAGCTGCTGGGACAAGAACACCCATCTTAGCTGGAGAAAGACCAG GTGTGTCTGGAACTGCTCCAG GTGGAACGGGATCGCCACGGCCAGAGA GAGTTGGTGATATTGGAACATTACCAGGAGCCAAACCACTAAAACCCCCAG GCATTGGAGGTGGAGCCATTGCTGGACGTGGAGATACTCCGGGCACTATTGAAGGCGGTGGTCCAGGTGGAGTTGGTGGTGGACCAGGTGGAGTTGGTGGAGGACTGGGAGGGGTTGGTGGTGGACCAGGTGGAGTTGGTGGAGGACTGGGAGGAGTTGGTGGTGGACCAGGAGGAGCTGGTGGAGTTCCAGGTGGTGTTGGTGGAGGACCAGGTGGAAATGGTGGAGGACCAGGTGGAGTTGGTGGAGGACTAGGAGGAGTTGGTGGAGGACTAGGAGGAGTTGGTGGAGGACCAGGTGGAGGAGTTAAACCTCCTAAAG TTTATGGTGGTACAGGTGGAACTGGAGCTCTGGGAGTTGGAGGTGTGGGTGGAATGGGTACAGCTGGAGTGGGTGGAGTAGGACTTCTGCCTGGAGGTGGTGGTCTGCTACCAGGAGGTGGAGCTGCAGGCACAGGAGTTGGGGCGCAGAAACCAGGCAAAA GTTATGGTGGAGCTGGAAGTTTAGGAGCCAGTGGGATCGTACCAGGGACCG gcCTCAGGTTCCCCAGTGGGGCTGCAGTGGGCAGCAAACAAGGAAAAG TTTATGGGGCAGCAGGCACACTAGGTGGGCTTGGAGGCCCAGGCGGATATGGAGCAGGACCCGGTAGCTATGGAGGTGGTCCAGGTGGTTACAGTGGTGGCCTGGGCGGTTATGGTGGTGGCCCAGGCAGTGCTGGTGGACTTGGAGGGCCTGGACTTGGTG ggCTTGGTTATGGTCCTGGCGCATTAAAACCACCAAAAA GCTATGGAGGAGCTGGAACACTAGGTGGGGCTGGAAGAGGAGGAATTGGTGGAGGTCTTGGCGGGGGTCTAGGAGTTGGACCGGGTGGTGCTGGTGGTACTGGTGGTGGTCTAGGAGTTGGACCAGGAGGTGTTGGGGGAGGTCCTGGAGGAGTTGGAGTGGGTGGAG GGTACGGAGGTTTAGGTGGAGCTGGAGGCGTGGGGGGTCTTGGAGGAGGTGCTGGAAGCCCAGTAGGAACCGGTGGAG GTCTCAGGTACCCAGGAGGAGCAGGAACAGGGAAACCTGGTAAATCAG GCTTTGGCACGGGTGCCTTGAGTGGTCAGGGCTATCAGCCAG GTGGATATGGGACTGGTGTAGGTCCAGGTGCTGGATATCAACAGCCATATCCAG GTTATGGTGGCACTGGTGCAGGGGGACCTGGAAGTGCGCCACTTACACCTCAGCAAT CAAAAGCAGCCAAATATGCAGCTCTTCAAGGCTTTCTAGGTGCAGGAGGCTACAGAG GTGGCGCAGGATGCCAAGGCAAATACTGTGGAAGAAGGAGGAAGTGA